A single window of Brevundimonas naejangsanensis DNA harbors:
- the aroB gene encoding 3-dehydroquinate synthase, whose amino-acid sequence MTTTIPVAGGAFAPYEVVVGRGLLKAAGAEVAALKPSRAFIVSDETVAAIHGETVRASLAAAGLETGLATVPAGEASKSFEQLEAVLDRLLAEGLDRKSMVVALGGGVVGDLAGLAAALFMRGIDFVQIPTTLLAQVDSSVGGKTAIDTPRGKNLIGAFHQPRRVLADIEALATLPVRQVRSGWAEVLKHGLICDAAFFDWLGGEGAAGASGDPDALERAVIRSVEIKAQIVGEDEKEAGRRALLNLGHTFGHALEAELAFADTLTHGEAVALGCALAFRYSAQQGLCPAAEADRAEAGIRAAGLPTRLSDVDHRFAADALIARMAGDKKAEGGRLTLILARGVGEAFTDKDVDAEAVRAFLIGEGAAEA is encoded by the coding sequence ATGACGACGACGATCCCGGTCGCGGGCGGCGCCTTCGCCCCCTATGAGGTCGTGGTCGGGCGTGGCTTGCTGAAGGCGGCGGGGGCCGAGGTCGCCGCCCTGAAGCCGTCGCGGGCCTTCATCGTCAGCGACGAGACGGTGGCGGCCATTCACGGCGAGACGGTGCGCGCCTCCCTGGCGGCGGCGGGTCTGGAGACCGGGCTGGCGACCGTCCCGGCTGGCGAGGCCTCCAAGTCGTTTGAACAGCTTGAGGCTGTTCTCGATCGCCTGCTGGCCGAGGGGCTGGACCGCAAGAGCATGGTCGTCGCCCTGGGCGGCGGCGTGGTGGGCGACCTGGCCGGCCTGGCGGCCGCCCTGTTCATGCGCGGCATTGATTTCGTGCAAATTCCAACCACCCTGCTGGCTCAGGTGGATTCCTCGGTCGGCGGCAAGACGGCGATCGATACGCCGCGCGGTAAAAACTTGATCGGCGCCTTTCACCAACCGCGCCGGGTGCTGGCGGACATCGAGGCGCTGGCCACCTTGCCTGTACGTCAGGTGCGCTCAGGCTGGGCCGAGGTGCTGAAGCACGGCCTGATCTGCGACGCGGCCTTTTTCGACTGGCTTGGCGGGGAGGGCGCGGCCGGCGCAAGCGGCGACCCGGATGCGCTGGAGAGGGCGGTGATCCGCTCGGTCGAGATCAAGGCCCAGATCGTCGGCGAGGACGAGAAGGAGGCGGGCCGCCGCGCCCTGCTGAACCTGGGCCACACCTTCGGCCACGCGCTGGAGGCCGAGCTGGCTTTCGCAGACACCCTGACCCACGGCGAGGCGGTGGCGTTGGGTTGCGCCTTGGCCTTCCGCTATTCGGCGCAGCAGGGTCTGTGCCCGGCCGCCGAGGCCGACCGCGCAGAGGCGGGCATCCGCGCGGCGGGCCTGCCGACGCGGCTGTCGGATGTGGATCATCGCTTCGCCGCCGACGCCTTGATCGCGCGCATGGCGGGGGACAAGAAGGCCGAGGGCGGGCGTCTGACGCTGATCCTGGCGCGGGGCGTGGGCGAGGCTTTCACCGATAAGGACGTCGATGCCGAGGCGGTGCGCGCCTTCCTGATCGGAGAGGGCGCGGCGGAGGCCTAG
- a CDS encoding Kelch repeat-containing protein, giving the protein MTMHRRTFLAASAAVAVAPAVACAETGWTPRASMSWPTQEIYCAALDGEITVAGGLVRSATGGLHINDRTAVYDARADRWSEGPRLPQPRHHPMLAAAAGRVWAFGGYDRRDGGEWTAMTDVWAIDRGVWAQVGQMPERLCETVGLSLDGQVHLITGRSPKGEANGQWNDQGDVATHLVFDAAANRWDKARPAPMARNSAAGAVLGGKLFVAGGRTVDGGGTGRLDRYDPAEDRWDTLAPIPASPATGKQVGGGLAMAEAGGRLVAFGGEWFDRPGGGVFAETWIYEPTRDAWAAGPAMRTPRHGLAAASVDGVFYAIAGGEVVSGGKASELVEALSL; this is encoded by the coding sequence ATGACCATGCACCGCCGCACCTTCCTCGCCGCAAGCGCCGCCGTCGCCGTTGCGCCCGCCGTAGCCTGTGCCGAAACCGGCTGGACGCCCCGCGCCTCGATGTCGTGGCCGACGCAGGAGATCTATTGCGCAGCGCTGGACGGCGAGATCACGGTCGCCGGCGGCCTGGTGCGCTCGGCCACAGGCGGACTTCACATCAATGATCGAACCGCCGTCTATGACGCGAGGGCCGACCGCTGGAGCGAGGGGCCGCGCCTGCCGCAACCGCGCCATCACCCGATGCTGGCCGCGGCGGCCGGGCGCGTCTGGGCCTTCGGCGGCTATGACCGGCGCGACGGCGGCGAGTGGACCGCTATGACGGATGTCTGGGCCATCGACCGAGGCGTCTGGGCCCAGGTCGGCCAGATGCCCGAGCGTCTGTGCGAGACCGTGGGCCTGTCGCTGGACGGCCAGGTGCACCTGATCACCGGCCGCTCGCCCAAGGGCGAAGCGAACGGCCAGTGGAACGATCAGGGCGACGTGGCGACGCACCTGGTCTTCGACGCCGCCGCCAACCGCTGGGACAAGGCGCGGCCGGCGCCGATGGCCCGCAACAGCGCGGCGGGCGCGGTGCTGGGCGGCAAGCTGTTCGTGGCCGGCGGCCGCACGGTGGATGGCGGCGGAACGGGGCGGCTGGACCGCTATGATCCCGCCGAAGACCGCTGGGACACCCTGGCCCCGATCCCGGCCTCGCCGGCGACCGGAAAGCAGGTCGGCGGCGGCCTCGCCATGGCCGAGGCGGGCGGCAGGCTGGTCGCCTTCGGCGGAGAATGGTTCGACCGGCCGGGCGGCGGGGTCTTCGCCGAGACCTGGATTTATGAGCCGACCCGCGACGCCTGGGCGGCCGGTCCGGCGATGCGGACGCCCCGGCACGGCCTGGCGGCGGCCAGCGTGGACGGCGTGTTTTACGCCATCGCCGGCGGGGAGGTGGTGTCAGGCGGCAAGGCCAGCGAGTTGGTCGAGGCGCTCAGCCTCTGA
- a CDS encoding pseudouridine synthase, producing MDRHPKDNDKKPRSRQDDGARGPRNFADKGPRKPFDKDGKPGGKPRDRAEGRSGGKPGAEAKAPERTERIAKVMARAGIASRREVERLIGLGKVAVNGRILDTPAVLVKRDDKITVDGKPIGAAQATRVWRYHKPAGLITSHNDPAGRPNVFDALPSGLPRVISVGRLDLATEGLLLLTNDGELSRALELPDTALVRQYRARARGRITQEQLDKLKDGVVVDGIRYGPVEATIDKAKEKADGEKSSANLWLSVQITEGKNREVRKVLESVGLTVNRLIRLAYGPFQLGTLPVGAVEEVGPRVIREMLAEHIRPENLPTGNTVETPAPTPGRRTGTPIVRGKSGSAMSDPSRKPSRVRAAETAAEEGAEFGKPAKKDGWAKAKPKFEHSKSFKPRARPGEGEGAGNDDRPRRPFKPREPRADQFIDDRRGPPKGGRPGGKPGDKPFGRPSGAGGRSDARPNDRFGERSGDRPGGPRGEGRPFGSKPFGAKPSGGRPFGGKPSGGGGRGGPRGRG from the coding sequence ATGGATCGCCATCCCAAAGACAACGACAAGAAGCCCCGCTCCCGTCAAGACGACGGTGCGCGCGGTCCCCGTAATTTCGCCGACAAGGGCCCGCGAAAGCCCTTCGACAAGGACGGCAAGCCGGGCGGGAAGCCCCGCGACCGCGCCGAGGGCCGTTCGGGGGGCAAGCCTGGAGCGGAAGCCAAGGCGCCCGAGCGCACCGAGCGAATCGCCAAGGTCATGGCCCGCGCCGGCATCGCCTCGCGCCGCGAGGTCGAACGGCTGATCGGTCTGGGCAAGGTGGCGGTGAACGGCCGCATCCTGGACACGCCCGCCGTGCTGGTGAAGCGCGACGACAAGATCACCGTCGACGGCAAACCGATCGGCGCCGCGCAAGCGACGCGCGTCTGGCGCTATCACAAGCCTGCGGGGCTGATCACCAGCCACAACGACCCGGCGGGCCGGCCCAATGTGTTCGACGCCCTGCCCAGCGGCCTGCCGCGCGTGATTTCGGTCGGTCGCCTCGATCTGGCGACCGAGGGTCTGCTGCTGCTGACCAACGACGGCGAACTGAGCCGGGCGCTGGAACTGCCGGATACCGCCCTGGTGCGTCAGTACCGCGCCCGTGCGCGCGGCCGCATCACCCAGGAGCAACTGGACAAGCTGAAGGACGGCGTGGTCGTCGACGGGATCCGCTATGGTCCGGTCGAGGCCACCATCGACAAGGCCAAGGAGAAGGCGGACGGCGAGAAGTCCTCGGCCAATCTGTGGCTCAGCGTCCAGATCACCGAGGGCAAGAACCGGGAGGTCCGCAAGGTGCTGGAGAGCGTCGGCCTGACGGTCAACCGCCTGATCCGCCTGGCCTACGGTCCGTTCCAGCTCGGCACCCTGCCGGTCGGCGCGGTCGAAGAAGTCGGGCCGCGCGTGATCCGCGAGATGCTGGCCGAGCATATCCGCCCCGAGAACCTGCCGACCGGCAACACGGTCGAAACGCCCGCGCCTACGCCCGGCCGCCGCACCGGCACGCCGATCGTGCGCGGCAAGTCCGGCTCGGCCATGTCCGACCCGTCGCGCAAGCCCAGCCGCGTGCGCGCCGCTGAAACGGCGGCCGAAGAGGGCGCCGAGTTCGGCAAACCCGCCAAGAAGGACGGCTGGGCCAAGGCCAAGCCGAAGTTCGAGCATTCCAAGAGCTTCAAGCCGCGCGCCCGTCCGGGCGAGGGTGAAGGCGCTGGGAACGACGACCGCCCGCGCCGCCCGTTCAAGCCGCGCGAACCGCGCGCCGACCAGTTCATCGACGACCGTCGCGGTCCGCCCAAGGGCGGCCGCCCGGGCGGCAAGCCCGGCGATAAGCCTTTCGGCCGTCCGAGCGGCGCCGGCGGGCGTTCCGACGCGCGTCCTAACGACCGCTTTGGCGAGCGGTCGGGCGACCGGCCCGGCGGGCCTCGCGGCGAGGGCAGGCCGTTCGGGAGTAAGCCGTTCGGGGCCAAGCCCTCTGGCGGCAGGCCTTTCGGCGGCAAGCCTTCGGGCGGCGGCGGTCGCGGCGGCCCGCGCGGGCGCGGCTGA
- the rsmD gene encoding 16S rRNA (guanine(966)-N(2))-methyltransferase RsmD, whose protein sequence is MRIVAGSLKGRAIVTPEGQNTRPTSDRARQAIFNVLEHAPWAEGLHEARVIDLYAGSGALGFEALSRGAAFCLFVDTDDGARGAIRENMDAYGLFGRCRVHRRSATDLGPRPGSAGEAFTLAFLDPPYAKGLGEQTLARLLEGGWLAPGAIVVFERGSDEPDIDTPGYERLDARDYGAARVLFLRASEASA, encoded by the coding sequence ATGCGCATCGTAGCTGGCAGCCTGAAAGGGCGCGCCATCGTCACGCCCGAGGGGCAGAACACGCGTCCGACCTCGGATCGGGCGCGTCAGGCGATCTTCAACGTGCTGGAGCACGCCCCGTGGGCCGAGGGGCTGCATGAGGCGCGGGTGATCGACCTGTACGCCGGATCGGGCGCGCTGGGGTTCGAAGCCCTGTCGCGCGGGGCGGCCTTCTGCCTGTTCGTGGACACGGACGACGGCGCGCGCGGCGCGATCCGCGAGAACATGGACGCCTATGGGCTGTTCGGGCGGTGCCGGGTGCATCGACGCAGCGCGACCGACCTGGGACCGCGCCCCGGTTCGGCGGGCGAGGCCTTCACCCTGGCCTTTCTGGACCCGCCCTACGCCAAGGGGCTGGGGGAACAGACGCTGGCGCGGTTGCTGGAGGGCGGCTGGCTGGCGCCGGGCGCCATCGTGGTGTTCGAGCGCGGCTCGGACGAGCCCGACATCGATACGCCTGGCTATGAGCGGTTGGACGCGCGCGACTACGGCGCCGCGCGCGTCCTGTTCCTCAGGGCGTCAGAAGCTTCGGCCTGA
- the mutL gene encoding DNA mismatch repair endonuclease MutL produces MTIRRLPPETVNRIAAGEVVERPASAIKELVENAIDAGARSIEIQADGGGLTRILIADDGKGIPRDELPVAIERHATSKLEPDDAGDVDLLRIFTLGFRGEALPSIGSVARLNITTRAKAEAGQPQNEAWAVSVEGGAQRPLSPAAFPGPHGARVEVRDLFYATPARLKFMKSERAEAMAISEEIKRQAMAHEAVAFTLSLDGKTTLRLPAEHPGDEGRLKRLGALLGRDFEANALLIDQERDGVRLSGYAGLPTYSRGNAAHQFLFVNGRPVRDRLLQGALRGAYADFLARDRHPAAALFIDIDPLYVDVNVHPAKAEVRFRDPSLVRGLIVGALRHALHAAGHRASTTVAADALSGFRPHTGEALYSPAAPQSFSSAAPGWSGWQGWSQPAAAAQNLPGLNERSARVEHTWSGEAAAPSFRTLAEVQAEHAGQIAPGAQTPADLIDYPLGAARAQLHGTYIVAQTRDGLVVVDQHAAHERLVYERMKVQMAEGAVTRQALLTPEVVELDPAEAERVAAKAEELAEMGLIVEAFGAGAVLVRETPALLGDTDVQGLIRDIADDLSEHGAALSLKERMAEVCGTMACHGSVRAGRVLSAPEMNALLRQMEATPHSGQCNHGRPTYVELKLNDLEKLFGRR; encoded by the coding sequence ATGACCATCCGCCGCCTCCCCCCCGAAACCGTCAACCGCATCGCCGCCGGCGAAGTGGTGGAACGCCCGGCCAGCGCCATCAAGGAACTGGTCGAGAACGCCATCGACGCGGGCGCCCGCAGCATTGAGATCCAGGCGGACGGCGGCGGCCTGACCCGCATCCTGATCGCCGACGACGGCAAGGGCATCCCGCGCGACGAACTGCCCGTCGCTATCGAGCGCCACGCCACCTCGAAGCTTGAGCCCGACGACGCAGGCGACGTGGACCTGCTGCGCATCTTCACCCTGGGCTTCCGGGGCGAGGCCCTGCCCTCCATCGGCTCCGTCGCCCGGCTGAACATCACGACCCGCGCCAAAGCCGAGGCGGGTCAACCCCAGAACGAGGCCTGGGCCGTCTCCGTCGAGGGCGGCGCCCAGCGGCCCCTGTCGCCCGCCGCCTTCCCTGGCCCGCATGGCGCCCGGGTCGAGGTGCGCGACCTGTTTTACGCCACCCCGGCTCGGCTGAAATTCATGAAGTCCGAGCGGGCCGAGGCCATGGCCATCTCCGAAGAGATCAAGCGCCAGGCCATGGCGCACGAGGCCGTCGCCTTCACCCTGTCATTGGACGGCAAGACCACGCTGCGCCTGCCCGCCGAACATCCGGGCGACGAGGGGCGGCTGAAACGTCTCGGCGCGCTTCTGGGCCGCGACTTTGAGGCCAACGCCCTGCTGATCGATCAGGAGCGCGACGGCGTGCGCCTGTCCGGCTATGCGGGCCTGCCGACCTATTCGCGCGGCAATGCGGCGCACCAGTTCCTGTTCGTCAACGGACGGCCGGTGCGCGACCGCTTGCTGCAGGGCGCCCTGCGCGGCGCCTACGCCGACTTCCTGGCGCGCGACCGGCACCCGGCGGCGGCCCTCTTCATCGACATCGACCCGCTGTATGTCGACGTGAACGTTCATCCGGCCAAGGCGGAGGTGCGTTTCCGCGATCCGAGCCTGGTGCGCGGCCTGATCGTCGGCGCCCTGCGCCACGCCCTGCACGCGGCGGGGCACCGCGCCTCGACCACGGTCGCCGCCGACGCCTTGTCAGGGTTCCGGCCGCATACGGGCGAGGCCCTCTACAGCCCGGCCGCGCCACAGTCGTTCAGCAGCGCCGCGCCGGGCTGGAGCGGCTGGCAGGGTTGGTCGCAACCGGCCGCCGCGGCCCAGAACCTGCCGGGCCTCAACGAACGATCCGCCCGCGTCGAGCATACGTGGAGCGGCGAAGCCGCCGCCCCTAGCTTCCGCACCCTGGCCGAGGTCCAGGCCGAACACGCGGGCCAGATCGCGCCCGGCGCCCAGACGCCGGCGGACCTGATCGATTACCCGCTCGGCGCCGCCCGCGCGCAGTTGCATGGCACCTACATCGTGGCCCAGACCCGCGACGGCCTGGTCGTGGTCGATCAGCACGCCGCCCACGAACGCCTGGTTTATGAACGGATGAAGGTCCAGATGGCCGAGGGGGCGGTCACCCGTCAGGCTCTGCTGACCCCCGAAGTGGTCGAGCTGGATCCCGCCGAGGCCGAGCGCGTCGCCGCCAAGGCCGAGGAATTGGCCGAGATGGGCCTGATCGTCGAGGCGTTCGGCGCGGGCGCGGTGCTGGTTCGGGAAACCCCGGCCCTGCTGGGCGACACCGACGTTCAGGGCCTGATCCGCGACATCGCCGACGACCTGTCGGAACACGGCGCCGCCCTGTCGCTGAAGGAGCGCATGGCCGAGGTCTGCGGCACCATGGCCTGCCACGGCAGCGTCCGCGCCGGCCGGGTTCTCAGCGCCCCCGAAATGAACGCCCTGCTGCGCCAGATGGAGGCCACGCCCCACTCCGGCCAGTGCAACCACGGCCGCCCGACCTACGTCGAACTAAAGCTCAACGACCTCGAGAAGCTGTTCGGGCGTCGCTGA
- a CDS encoding low molecular weight protein-tyrosine-phosphatase, whose amino-acid sequence MTYSILFVCLGNICRSPLAEAAFREEARRLKLDAIVDSAGTGSWHVGSPPDARAQAVALRNGVDISALRGRQVKPADFRRFTHLVAMDHDNLSTLRRLAPPGATAELSLLLDHVEGRAGQAVADPYFGEDDGFDVTWADVTAGAGALAAELRRLRG is encoded by the coding sequence ATGACCTACAGCATCCTCTTCGTTTGCCTCGGCAACATCTGTCGTTCGCCGCTGGCCGAGGCCGCCTTCCGCGAGGAGGCGCGGCGGCTGAAGCTGGATGCGATCGTCGATTCCGCCGGCACGGGCAGCTGGCACGTCGGCTCTCCCCCCGATGCCCGCGCCCAGGCGGTCGCCCTCAGAAACGGCGTCGACATCTCGGCCCTGCGGGGCCGCCAGGTGAAGCCCGCCGACTTCCGCCGCTTCACCCATCTAGTGGCGATGGACCACGACAATCTGTCGACCCTGCGCCGCCTCGCGCCGCCCGGTGCCACGGCCGAACTGTCCCTGCTGCTTGATCACGTCGAGGGCCGCGCCGGTCAGGCCGTGGCCGATCCCTATTTCGGCGAGGACGACGGCTTCGACGTGACCTGGGCCGACGTCACGGCCGGCGCCGGCGCTCTGGCCGCCGAGCTTCGACGCCTCAGAGGCTGA
- a CDS encoding shikimate kinase: MPSDASPDSFPLSSVRTIALVGLMGVGKSTVGRRLAQRLGLPFADGDQVIEEAAGMTVSEIFASRGEAEFRAGEARVMRRLLEGPPIVLATGGGAVLNPDTRALMKQHAVSVWMRADLKVIAERVGRRDTRPLLRGRDPLVALNELARARYPIYAQADVTVDVGGGSHGQAVDAILKQLRRFGRQETKR; this comes from the coding sequence ATGCCTTCCGACGCCTCGCCTGATTCCTTCCCGCTGTCTTCTGTCCGCACCATAGCCCTGGTGGGGCTGATGGGCGTCGGGAAATCGACCGTGGGGCGACGGCTGGCCCAAAGGCTGGGCCTACCGTTCGCCGATGGGGATCAGGTGATCGAGGAAGCGGCGGGCATGACCGTCAGCGAGATCTTCGCCTCGCGCGGCGAGGCCGAGTTCCGGGCGGGCGAGGCGCGGGTGATGCGCCGCCTGCTGGAAGGGCCGCCGATCGTGCTGGCCACCGGGGGCGGCGCAGTGCTCAACCCCGATACGCGCGCCTTGATGAAGCAACACGCTGTCAGCGTCTGGATGCGGGCCGATCTGAAGGTGATCGCCGAACGTGTAGGCCGGCGCGATACGCGGCCCCTGCTGCGGGGGCGCGACCCGCTGGTGGCGCTGAACGAGTTGGCGCGGGCGCGCTACCCCATCTACGCACAGGCCGATGTAACCGTCGATGTGGGCGGCGGCTCGCACGGTCAGGCCGTGGACGCCATTCTGAAACAGTTGCGCCGGTTCGGGCGGCAGGAGACCAAGCGATGA
- a CDS encoding site-specific tyrosine recombinase XerD → MTPQIEAFLEMMAVERDASPHTLAAYGRDLADAENWLGDGGLMAAPQEALEAWFADLSRRGLSAATAARRRASVRQFYRFALGEGWRADDPSRRLDAPRQGRSLPKTLSRDEVEALLAAASAHDGAAGLRLIALVEMAYASGLRVSELLALKVEAVRRDPAYLIVRGKGGKERLAPLNTAAREAIKAWLDARDAARKPGAPDSSWLFPSHGKSGHLTPRRFAQLLDQAAVSAGIDPSRVSPHVLRHAFATHLLEGGADLRVVQTLLGHADISTTQIYTHVATDRLSQVVHANHPLAKDD, encoded by the coding sequence ATGACACCGCAGATCGAAGCCTTCCTTGAGATGATGGCGGTCGAGCGCGACGCCTCGCCCCATACGCTGGCCGCCTATGGCCGGGACCTGGCGGATGCGGAAAACTGGCTGGGCGACGGGGGCCTGATGGCTGCGCCGCAGGAGGCGCTGGAGGCGTGGTTCGCTGATCTGTCGCGGCGCGGGCTGTCCGCCGCTACCGCCGCGCGCCGCCGCGCCTCGGTGAGGCAGTTCTACCGCTTCGCCCTGGGCGAAGGCTGGCGGGCCGATGATCCGTCGCGCCGTCTCGATGCGCCCAGGCAGGGACGCAGCCTGCCCAAAACCCTGAGCCGCGACGAGGTCGAGGCCCTGCTGGCCGCCGCCAGCGCCCACGACGGCGCAGCGGGACTGCGCCTGATCGCCCTGGTCGAGATGGCCTACGCCTCGGGCCTGCGCGTCTCCGAACTGCTGGCGCTCAAGGTCGAGGCCGTGCGCCGCGATCCGGCCTATCTGATCGTGCGCGGCAAGGGCGGCAAGGAGCGTCTGGCGCCCCTCAACACTGCCGCGCGGGAAGCCATCAAGGCCTGGCTCGACGCCCGCGACGCTGCGCGCAAGCCCGGCGCGCCCGACAGTTCGTGGCTGTTCCCCTCCCACGGCAAGAGCGGCCATCTGACGCCGCGCCGCTTCGCCCAGCTGCTGGATCAGGCGGCCGTTTCCGCCGGGATCGACCCGTCGCGCGTCAGCCCCCACGTCCTGCGCCACGCCTTCGCCACCCACCTGCTGGAAGGCGGGGCCGACCTGCGCGTAGTCCAGACGCTGTTAGGCCATGCCGACATCTCGACCACCCAGATCTACACCCACGTCGCCACCGACCGCCTGTCCCAGGTGGTCCACGCCAACCATCCCTTGGCGAAAGACGACTAA
- a CDS encoding YceI family protein translates to MKIKPALIAVSAAALLAACSQPADTAGAPTTDAASTAPVALKATSGVYVMDPTHASLQWSLPHNSISNYTARFNKFDAKITLDTANLANSTVEATIDPTSVDANYQGDYVGTHAATGFKSWSEDIAKNKNFLNATAFPQITFKSTKVELTGARTAKVTGDLTFLGVTKPVTLDATFNGDLEKHPFVPAPAIGFAAEGKFKRTDFGMPLGPVGDEVTIRFDAEFIKEVAPAAPAA, encoded by the coding sequence ATGAAGATCAAACCCGCCCTGATCGCCGTTTCGGCCGCCGCCCTGCTGGCCGCCTGCAGCCAGCCCGCCGACACCGCCGGCGCCCCGACGACCGACGCCGCCTCGACCGCTCCGGTCGCGCTGAAGGCGACGTCGGGCGTCTATGTGATGGACCCGACCCACGCCTCGCTGCAGTGGTCGCTGCCGCACAATTCGATCTCGAATTACACGGCGCGCTTCAACAAGTTCGACGCGAAGATCACGCTGGACACCGCCAACCTGGCCAACAGCACGGTCGAGGCGACCATCGACCCGACCTCGGTCGACGCCAACTATCAGGGGGATTACGTCGGCACCCACGCCGCCACCGGCTTCAAGAGCTGGAGCGAAGACATCGCCAAGAACAAGAACTTCCTGAACGCCACGGCCTTCCCGCAGATCACCTTCAAATCGACCAAGGTCGAGCTGACGGGCGCGCGCACGGCCAAGGTGACGGGCGACCTGACCTTCCTGGGCGTCACCAAGCCGGTGACCCTGGACGCCACGTTCAACGGCGACCTGGAGAAGCACCCCTTCGTGCCGGCGCCTGCCATCGGTTTTGCGGCTGAAGGCAAGTTCAAGCGCACCGACTTCGGCATGCCGCTGGGCCCGGTCGGCGACGAGGTGACCATTCGCTTCGACGCCGAGTTCATCAAGGAAGTCGCCCCGGCCGCTCCGGCTGCCTGA
- a CDS encoding MliC family protein yields the protein MPTRTLWPTVAVSALVLLSACGQEPREAPTDGDAVRQRAIDAQTARRRTGAELQDRALNRVIHAVYLCNNSERLSVDFDNPRQMATVRNSNGEAVDLYQERAADGIWYRASGYELRGKGVMATWSAANREPTECRAVD from the coding sequence TTGCCGACCCGCACCCTATGGCCGACCGTCGCCGTTTCCGCCCTCGTTCTGTTGTCGGCCTGTGGGCAGGAGCCGCGCGAGGCGCCGACCGACGGCGACGCGGTGCGCCAGCGCGCCATCGACGCCCAGACCGCCCGCCGACGCACCGGCGCAGAACTTCAGGACCGCGCTCTGAACCGCGTCATTCACGCGGTTTACCTCTGCAACAACTCCGAGCGGCTGTCGGTCGATTTCGACAACCCGCGCCAGATGGCGACCGTGCGCAACTCCAACGGCGAAGCGGTCGATCTGTATCAGGAGCGCGCCGCTGACGGCATCTGGTATCGCGCCTCGGGTTATGAACTGCGCGGCAAGGGCGTCATGGCGACATGGAGCGCCGCCAATCGCGAACCGACGGAGTGCCGGGCGGTCGACTAG
- the tadA gene encoding tRNA adenosine(34) deaminase TadA — protein sequence MSMALDLAQAAAEAGEVPVGAVIVDENTGEVLGRGQNGPITAHDPTAHAEIIALRDAAATLQNYRLTDLTLYVTLEPCAMCAGAISHARIGRVVWGADDPKGGAVLHGGRFFDQPTCHWRPSTEGGVLAGAAAEMLRGFFRSRRKPRAGTPGDTGR from the coding sequence ATGAGCATGGCGCTCGATCTGGCGCAAGCGGCGGCTGAGGCTGGCGAGGTGCCGGTCGGGGCCGTGATCGTGGACGAAAACACCGGCGAAGTGCTTGGGCGCGGGCAAAACGGGCCCATCACGGCCCATGATCCGACCGCTCATGCCGAGATCATCGCGCTGCGCGATGCAGCGGCGACGTTGCAGAATTATCGCCTTACGGACCTAACCCTCTATGTCACCCTGGAGCCGTGCGCCATGTGCGCGGGCGCCATCAGCCACGCCCGCATCGGCCGGGTGGTCTGGGGAGCCGACGATCCCAAGGGCGGCGCCGTGCTGCACGGCGGGCGGTTCTTCGACCAGCCGACCTGTCACTGGCGGCCCTCGACCGAAGGCGGCGTCCTGGCCGGCGCGGCCGCCGAGATGCTTCGCGGCTTCTTCCGCTCCCGGCGGAAACCCCGGGCAGGAACGCCGGGCGACACCGGGCGTTGA
- a CDS encoding YjhX family toxin produces MNLSRAEQRTLHALAQGGRILLERDEQGRILAARCFTREGWVLDGCNLDQWRSLKRKGVIKSRNGGPYVVNREGLSRLRSRADNRTSGRSF; encoded by the coding sequence ATGAACCTGTCACGTGCGGAGCAACGCACGCTCCACGCCCTGGCCCAGGGCGGTCGCATCCTGCTGGAACGCGACGAACAGGGCCGCATCCTGGCCGCGCGCTGCTTCACCCGCGAAGGCTGGGTGCTGGACGGCTGCAACCTGGATCAATGGCGCAGCCTGAAGCGCAAGGGCGTCATCAAGTCCCGCAACGGCGGCCCCTATGTCGTCAACCGCGAGGGCCTCAGCCGCCTGCGCAGTCGGGCCGACAACCGGACTTCAGGCCGAAGCTTCTGA